Proteins found in one Luteimonas chenhongjianii genomic segment:
- a CDS encoding mannose-1-phosphate guanylyltransferase/mannose-6-phosphate isomerase, which produces MSKIVPVLLSGGSGTRLWPLSREMHPKQFLPLVGERTMLQATWLRVAALAGDAGPIVVANESHRFVVAEQLQQVGAEPAAIVLEPVARNTAPAIAAAAFEALRSTPDAVLLVLPSDHVVQAPEAFHAAVRAALPAAEAGRLVTFGVVPRGPETGYGYIKAAAHCGDGPAPVEAFVEKPDLTRAQAYIASGDHFWNSGMFLFRADAYLAALERHAPAILASVRASWSAARTDVDFTRLDAEAFAASPSDSIDYAVMEKTDAAVVMPLDAGWSDVGSWASLREVSPQDANGNAHHGEVVSIDCRNTYAYGERLIAMIGLEDTIVVETPDAVLVGRSDRIQQVKDVVADLKARGLPQAAWHRKVYRPWGAYDSIDNGPRFQVKRITVKPGATLSLQMHHHRAEHWIVVSGTAEVTRGDDVLLLTENQSTYIPLGVTHRLRNPGKVPLELIEVQSGSYLGEDDIVRFEDTYGRT; this is translated from the coding sequence ATGTCGAAGATCGTTCCCGTTTTGCTCTCCGGCGGTTCCGGCACCCGGTTGTGGCCGCTGTCGCGCGAGATGCATCCGAAGCAGTTTCTCCCCCTCGTCGGCGAGCGTACGATGCTGCAGGCGACCTGGCTGCGGGTCGCGGCGCTGGCCGGCGATGCCGGGCCGATCGTTGTCGCCAACGAATCGCACCGCTTCGTGGTGGCGGAGCAGCTGCAGCAGGTCGGGGCAGAACCCGCCGCGATCGTGCTCGAACCGGTCGCGCGCAATACCGCGCCCGCGATCGCCGCCGCCGCGTTCGAAGCGCTGCGTTCAACCCCGGACGCGGTGCTGCTGGTATTGCCTTCGGACCACGTCGTGCAGGCGCCGGAGGCGTTCCATGCTGCGGTCCGCGCTGCCCTGCCCGCAGCCGAGGCCGGCCGGCTGGTCACTTTCGGCGTGGTACCGCGCGGCCCTGAGACGGGCTATGGCTACATCAAGGCCGCCGCGCACTGCGGCGACGGTCCGGCACCGGTCGAAGCCTTCGTCGAGAAGCCGGACCTGACGCGGGCACAGGCCTACATCGCTTCTGGCGACCACTTCTGGAACAGCGGCATGTTCCTGTTCCGCGCCGATGCATACCTCGCGGCGCTGGAACGGCATGCGCCGGCAATACTCGCATCCGTGCGCGCGTCCTGGTCGGCCGCGCGCACGGATGTGGACTTCACCCGCCTGGATGCCGAGGCATTCGCCGCGAGCCCATCGGATTCCATCGACTATGCGGTGATGGAGAAGACCGATGCGGCGGTGGTGATGCCGCTGGACGCAGGCTGGAGCGACGTGGGTTCATGGGCGAGCCTGCGCGAGGTCTCGCCGCAGGACGCGAACGGCAATGCGCATCACGGTGAGGTCGTCTCGATCGACTGCCGCAACACCTATGCCTATGGCGAGCGCCTGATCGCGATGATCGGACTGGAGGACACCATCGTCGTGGAAACCCCCGACGCGGTCCTGGTCGGGCGCAGCGACCGCATCCAGCAGGTCAAGGACGTGGTGGCCGATCTCAAGGCCCGCGGCCTGCCGCAGGCCGCCTGGCATCGCAAGGTCTACCGCCCATGGGGCGCCTACGATTCGATCGACAACGGCCCGCGCTTCCAGGTCAAGCGCATCACGGTCAAGCCGGGCGCAACGCTCAGCCTGCAGATGCACCACCACCGCGCCGAGCACTGGATCGTCGTCAGCGGTACCGCCGAGGTCACCCGCGGCGACGATGTGCTGCTGCTGACCGAGAACCAGAGCACGTACATTCCGCTCGGCGTGACCCATCGGTTGCGCAACCCCGGCAAGGTGCCGCTGGAGCTGATCGAGGTGCAGTCCGGCAGTTATCTGGGCGAAGACGACATCGTGCGCTTCGAGGACACCTACGGGCGCACCTGA
- the rfbD gene encoding dTDP-4-dehydrorhamnose reductase, translated as MTSLVFGANGQVGQELLRALAPLGDVLGTTRTGALPDGSTCLTADFSDPESVVALLDTTRPMRVINAAAYTAVDRAESEPEAAQAANAQTPGAIARWCAVHGVPLVHYSTDYVFDGSGTRPYRPDDAPAPLGVYGISKLAGEQAIRAAGGRHLIFRTAWVYAAHGQNFLRTMLRVGAERDVLRVVADQIGTPTPAALIADVTARVLRADNPASGTWHLTATGETSWHGFAEAIFAGAVERGLLARAPKVEAITTADYPTPAKRPAYSRLDISSLERDFGIALPSWQAALDGVLATLAASQR; from the coding sequence ATGACCTCGCTCGTGTTCGGCGCGAACGGGCAGGTCGGACAGGAGCTTCTGCGCGCACTCGCGCCGCTGGGCGATGTACTCGGCACCACCCGGACCGGCGCGTTGCCGGACGGCAGCACCTGCCTGACTGCGGACTTTTCGGATCCAGAATCGGTTGTCGCACTGCTCGACACCACCCGGCCGATGCGCGTGATCAATGCTGCCGCCTACACCGCGGTCGACAGGGCCGAGAGCGAGCCCGAGGCGGCGCAGGCCGCCAACGCACAGACCCCCGGTGCGATCGCGCGCTGGTGCGCCGTGCACGGCGTGCCGCTGGTGCATTACTCGACCGACTATGTATTCGACGGCAGCGGCACGCGACCGTATCGCCCCGACGATGCTCCCGCGCCTCTCGGTGTCTACGGGATCAGCAAGCTCGCGGGCGAGCAAGCGATCCGCGCAGCCGGGGGACGTCATCTGATCTTCCGCACCGCATGGGTGTATGCCGCGCATGGCCAGAACTTCCTACGCACGATGCTGCGTGTCGGTGCCGAGCGCGATGTGCTGCGCGTCGTTGCCGACCAGATCGGTACGCCCACACCAGCAGCATTGATCGCGGACGTGACCGCTCGGGTTCTGCGTGCCGATAACCCGGCATCCGGCACCTGGCATTTGACGGCGACTGGCGAGACCAGCTGGCATGGCTTTGCCGAGGCGATTTTTGCAGGTGCGGTCGAGCGCGGTCTGCTTGCGCGCGCGCCGAAGGTCGAAGCCATCACCACTGCCGACTATCCGACGCCGGCCAAGCGCCCCGCGTACTCGCGATTGGACATCTCGTCGCTAGAGCGTGACTTCGGGATCGCGTTGCCGAGCTGGCAGGCTGCCCTGGATGGTGTTCTCGCTACGCTGGCCGCCTCGCAGCGCTGA
- the rfbC gene encoding dTDP-4-dehydrorhamnose 3,5-epimerase, translating into MKIIEMKLPGAYVIEPVVFGDARGFFFETWNAERFGQHGLPTNFVQSNVSSSAKGVLRGLHYQWPRPQGKLVSVLRGEVLDVAVDIRRGSPTFGQWEGVILSEENKRQFWIPEGFAHGFAVLSEMAVFSYLCTDVYVKEADAGVRWNDPAIGVEWQIDAPLLSDKDTNAPLLADIPEDRLPVFAT; encoded by the coding sequence TTGAAGATCATCGAAATGAAACTGCCGGGCGCTTACGTCATCGAGCCGGTCGTGTTCGGCGACGCGCGCGGTTTCTTCTTCGAAACCTGGAATGCCGAGCGTTTCGGCCAGCACGGCCTGCCGACGAACTTCGTGCAGAGCAACGTGTCGTCCTCGGCGAAGGGGGTGTTGCGTGGCCTGCATTACCAGTGGCCACGGCCGCAGGGCAAGCTGGTCAGCGTGCTGCGGGGCGAGGTGCTTGACGTTGCCGTCGACATCCGTCGCGGTTCGCCGACCTTCGGGCAGTGGGAAGGCGTGATCCTGAGCGAGGAAAACAAGCGCCAGTTCTGGATCCCGGAAGGCTTCGCACATGGCTTTGCGGTGCTCTCGGAAATGGCGGTCTTCAGCTATCTGTGCACCGACGTGTACGTGAAGGAAGCCGATGCCGGGGTGCGCTGGAACGACCCGGCGATCGGCGTCGAGTGGCAGATCGACGCGCCATTGCTGTCCGACAAGGACACCAACGCGCCGCTGCTGGCCGACATTCCCGAGGATCGGCTGCCGGTATTTGCCACATGA
- the rfbA gene encoding glucose-1-phosphate thymidylyltransferase RfbA gives MTARKGIILAGGSGTRLYPITKGVSKQLLPVYDKPMIYYPLSVLMLAGIREVLIINTPHEQTLFQALLGDGSQWGMDIQYAVQPSPDGLAQAYLIGRDFVGGKPSCLVLGDNIFHGHGLTDTLKSADARSDGATVFGYWVNDPERYGVAEFDAAGKVIDIAEKPETPRSNYAVTGLYFYDGRASDYAAELKPSPRGELEITDLNRRYLDDGALYLEQLGRGFAWLDTGTHQSLHEASNFIQTIQDRQGLQVCCPEEIAFGNGWIEAEQLSALAKPLSKNGYGQYLMSLLQRGIVR, from the coding sequence ATGACCGCGCGCAAGGGCATCATCCTTGCCGGCGGTTCCGGCACGCGGCTGTATCCGATCACCAAGGGCGTCAGCAAGCAGCTGTTGCCGGTGTACGACAAGCCGATGATCTACTACCCGCTCAGCGTCCTGATGCTGGCCGGCATCCGCGAGGTGCTGATCATCAATACGCCCCATGAGCAGACGTTGTTCCAGGCCCTGCTGGGCGACGGGTCGCAGTGGGGCATGGACATCCAGTACGCCGTGCAGCCGAGTCCGGACGGTCTGGCGCAGGCCTATCTCATTGGCCGGGACTTCGTCGGCGGCAAGCCGAGCTGCCTGGTGCTGGGCGACAACATCTTCCACGGCCATGGCCTCACCGACACGCTGAAAAGCGCTGACGCGCGCAGCGACGGCGCCACGGTCTTCGGCTACTGGGTCAACGATCCCGAGCGCTATGGCGTGGCCGAGTTCGACGCCGCGGGCAAGGTGATCGACATCGCCGAGAAGCCGGAGACGCCGCGTTCGAACTACGCCGTCACGGGTCTGTATTTCTACGATGGACGCGCGAGCGATTACGCAGCCGAACTGAAGCCTTCACCGCGCGGCGAGCTGGAGATCACCGATCTCAATCGCCGCTATCTAGACGATGGCGCGCTGTATCTCGAGCAGCTCGGTCGCGGTTTTGCATGGCTCGACACCGGTACGCATCAGTCGTTGCACGAGGCGTCGAACTTCATCCAGACCATTCAGGACCGCCAGGGGCTGCAGGTGTGCTGTCCGGAGGAAATCGCGTTCGGCAATGGCTGGATCGAAGCCGAGCAGTTGTCCGCGCTTGCCAAGCCGCTGTCCAAGAACGGCTACGGCCAGTACCTGATGTCACTCCTGCAACGCGGGATCGTGCGTTGA
- the rfbB gene encoding dTDP-glucose 4,6-dehydratase, whose product MPTWLVTGGAGFIGGNFVLEAVRRGVRVINLDALTYAGNLQTLTSIESDPNHVFVHGDIGDRALVAGLLAEHQPDAVLNFAAESHVDRSIDGPAAFIETNVVGTLGLLESVRDYWKALPDGRREAFRFLHVSTDEVYGTLGETGKFSETTPYAPNSPYSASKAASDHLVRAFHHTYGLPVLTTNCSNNYGPYHFPEKLIPLVIAKALAGEPLPVYGDGKQVRDWLFVTDHCAAIRTVLEKGRVGETYNVGGDSERQNIEVVEAICRLLDVRRPREDGRPRSSQITYVKDRPGHDRRYAIDASKLQSELGWKPEHTFESGIEFTVDWYLANQDWVQRILDGSYRLERMGAEA is encoded by the coding sequence GTGCCCACATGGCTCGTCACCGGCGGCGCCGGTTTCATCGGCGGCAATTTCGTACTGGAGGCCGTGCGTCGCGGCGTCCGGGTGATCAACCTCGATGCGCTGACCTACGCAGGCAACCTGCAGACGCTGACCTCGATCGAATCGGATCCGAACCACGTATTCGTGCATGGCGACATCGGCGATCGCGCGCTGGTGGCGGGCCTGCTGGCCGAGCATCAGCCCGACGCGGTGCTGAACTTCGCCGCCGAGAGCCACGTCGACCGGTCGATCGACGGCCCCGCCGCGTTCATTGAGACCAATGTTGTCGGCACGCTCGGGTTGCTCGAGTCGGTGCGGGACTACTGGAAGGCGTTGCCTGACGGCCGTCGTGAGGCCTTCCGTTTCCTGCACGTCTCGACCGACGAGGTCTACGGCACGCTCGGCGAGACTGGCAAGTTCTCCGAAACCACGCCCTACGCGCCGAACTCGCCGTACTCGGCCTCCAAGGCCGCCTCCGATCATCTGGTGCGCGCGTTCCACCACACCTACGGGCTGCCGGTGTTGACCACCAACTGCTCGAACAACTACGGGCCGTATCACTTCCCGGAGAAGCTGATCCCGCTGGTGATCGCCAAGGCCTTGGCCGGCGAGCCGCTGCCGGTCTATGGCGACGGCAAACAGGTGCGCGACTGGCTGTTCGTCACCGACCACTGCGCGGCGATCCGCACTGTGCTCGAGAAGGGCCGGGTCGGCGAGACCTACAACGTCGGCGGCGATTCCGAGCGCCAGAACATCGAGGTTGTGGAGGCGATCTGCCGCCTGCTCGATGTCCGCCGGCCCCGCGAGGATGGCCGGCCTCGCAGCAGCCAGATCACCTACGTCAAGGACCGCCCCGGCCACGATCGTCGGTACGCGATCGATGCGTCGAAGTTGCAGAGTGAACTCGGCTGGAAGCCGGAGCACACCTTCGAGAGCGGCATCGAGTTCACCGTTGACTGGTATCTCGCCAACCAGGACTGGGTGCAGCGCATCCTCGACGGCAGCTATCGTCTGGAGCGCATGGGGGCCGAGGCATGA
- a CDS encoding electron transfer flavoprotein subunit beta/FixA family protein, with product MKILVAYKRVVDYNVRIQVKPDGSGVVTDGVKLSANPFDEIALEEALRLRDKGIATEVIVATIAPADAQAHLRNGLAMGANRAIHVVCDQPIQPLTAARTLLQLVEKEQPDLVILGKQAIDDDANQTGQMLATLWGRPQATFASKIEIADGKATVTREVDAGLETLEVDLPAVVTTDLRLNEPRFIKLPDIMKAKSKPMESIPFGDLGVESADTLKTTHYEAPAKRSKGVMVKDAAELVAALKAKGLL from the coding sequence ATGAAGATCCTCGTCGCCTACAAGCGCGTGGTGGACTACAACGTCCGCATCCAGGTCAAGCCGGACGGGTCCGGCGTGGTCACCGATGGCGTCAAGCTGTCGGCCAATCCGTTCGACGAGATCGCACTCGAGGAAGCGCTGCGCCTGCGCGACAAGGGCATCGCCACCGAGGTCATTGTCGCAACGATCGCCCCGGCGGATGCCCAGGCGCACCTGCGCAACGGCCTTGCCATGGGCGCCAATCGCGCCATCCACGTGGTCTGCGACCAGCCGATCCAGCCACTGACCGCCGCCCGCACCCTGCTCCAGCTGGTCGAGAAGGAGCAGCCCGATCTGGTGATCCTCGGCAAACAGGCGATCGACGACGACGCGAACCAGACCGGCCAGATGCTCGCCACGCTGTGGGGCCGGCCGCAGGCGACCTTCGCCTCGAAGATCGAGATTGCCGACGGCAAGGCCACGGTGACGCGCGAAGTCGATGCCGGGCTCGAAACGCTTGAGGTCGACCTGCCGGCCGTCGTCACGACCGACCTTCGCCTCAACGAGCCGCGTTTCATCAAGCTGCCGGACATCATGAAGGCGAAATCCAAGCCGATGGAGTCGATTCCCTTCGGGGATCTCGGCGTCGAATCGGCCGATACGCTCAAGACCACGCATTACGAGGCGCCGGCCAAACGCAGCAAGGGCGTCATGGTCAAGGATGCCGCCGAGCTGGTCGCCGCGCTGAAGGCCAAGGGCCTGCTCTGA
- a CDS encoding electron transfer flavoprotein subunit alpha/FixB family protein has protein sequence MSKVLVIAEHLDGKLNASATAKTVAAAQALSPQSIDVAVFAADPAGAATEAATIAGVSKVRAVANPANAQALAQVLGPQIAKLAAGYSHVFAPSTTFGKDLLPVVAALLGVNQISDLMTVESSHVFKRPIYAGNAIVTVEAPADQPVVATVRTASWQEAARGGSATVETTSVDAELPTHTRFIGLAAGSTDRPDLQSAKRVVSGGRGVGSEENFKIVFDFADKIGAAVGASRAAVDAGYVPNELQVGQTGKIIAPELYIAIGISGAIQHLTGIKDAGTIVAINKDPDSAMFEIADIGLVGDLFKVLPELEAQLKD, from the coding sequence ATGTCCAAAGTCCTCGTTATCGCCGAGCATCTCGACGGCAAGCTCAACGCCAGCGCGACCGCCAAGACCGTCGCTGCGGCACAGGCGCTTTCGCCCCAGTCCATTGACGTCGCTGTATTCGCCGCCGATCCGGCCGGGGCTGCCACCGAAGCCGCCACGATTGCTGGCGTGTCGAAGGTGCGCGCCGTCGCCAATCCGGCCAACGCACAGGCGCTCGCGCAGGTGTTGGGCCCGCAGATCGCAAAGCTTGCCGCCGGTTACAGTCACGTCTTCGCGCCGTCGACGACCTTCGGCAAGGACCTGCTGCCGGTTGTCGCCGCACTGCTGGGCGTGAACCAGATCTCCGATCTGATGACCGTCGAGTCCAGCCACGTCTTCAAGCGCCCGATCTACGCCGGCAATGCCATCGTCACCGTCGAAGCCCCGGCTGACCAGCCGGTGGTCGCCACGGTGCGCACGGCGTCCTGGCAGGAAGCGGCACGCGGCGGCAGCGCGACGGTGGAGACGACCAGCGTCGACGCCGAGCTGCCAACACACACCCGCTTCATCGGTCTCGCCGCAGGCAGTACCGACCGCCCCGACCTGCAGAGCGCCAAACGCGTGGTCTCGGGCGGTCGCGGTGTCGGCTCGGAAGAGAACTTCAAGATCGTCTTCGACTTCGCGGACAAGATCGGGGCCGCGGTCGGCGCCTCGCGCGCGGCGGTCGATGCGGGCTATGTCCCCAACGAGTTGCAGGTCGGGCAGACCGGCAAGATCATCGCGCCCGAGCTCTACATCGCGATCGGTATCTCAGGCGCCATCCAGCACCTGACGGGCATCAAGGATGCCGGCACGATCGTGGCCATCAACAAGGATCCGGACTCGGCGATGTTCGAGATTGCGGATATCGGACTCGTCGGCGACCTATTCAAGGTGCTGCCTGAGCTCGAAGCCCAACTCAAGGATTGA
- a CDS encoding glycosyltransferase family 2 protein — MESSNQTEAPDLSVIAPVYGCRNCLEELVERISAAVSPVVMSHEIILVDDRSPDNAWPRIKEIASKFPQVRGLRLSRNFGQHAAISAGLAHTRGRTIVVMDCDLQDVPEEIPGLLAALEQGADMALASRTARQDSFFKKAGSRAFYALLGWLTTSTYDASTANFGAYSRKVIDVVNAMPESDRFFPLLVRWTGFDAALVPVSHARRAEGRSGYSLSQLLRLATNVALSFSDKPLRLVVRTGLAFAFLSLCIVALSVYRYAIGDIAVAGFTSIVASIWLVGGVIVSSVGIVGLYVGKLHSQAKHRPNFIVADDTGKTQ, encoded by the coding sequence GTGGAATCCTCGAACCAAACGGAGGCTCCCGACCTGTCGGTCATTGCGCCGGTTTATGGCTGCAGAAATTGTTTGGAAGAACTTGTCGAGCGCATCTCAGCCGCAGTTTCTCCGGTTGTCATGAGCCATGAGATCATCCTTGTAGACGACCGCAGCCCGGACAATGCATGGCCGCGAATCAAAGAAATTGCCTCCAAGTTCCCCCAGGTGCGCGGTCTGCGCCTGTCGCGAAATTTTGGTCAGCATGCCGCGATCAGCGCGGGATTGGCGCACACGCGAGGGCGCACCATTGTCGTGATGGACTGCGATCTCCAAGACGTTCCTGAGGAAATCCCCGGACTCCTTGCTGCCTTGGAGCAGGGCGCTGATATGGCGCTCGCGAGCCGCACCGCGCGTCAGGATTCTTTCTTCAAAAAGGCAGGCTCGCGCGCGTTCTACGCGTTGCTAGGCTGGCTCACTACCAGCACCTACGATGCCTCTACCGCGAATTTCGGTGCTTACTCGCGCAAGGTCATCGACGTGGTAAACGCGATGCCTGAATCAGACCGGTTCTTTCCTTTGCTAGTGCGGTGGACCGGCTTTGATGCGGCTCTCGTGCCAGTTAGTCACGCCCGACGCGCGGAGGGGCGAAGCGGTTACAGTTTGAGCCAGCTGCTGCGCCTGGCAACTAATGTTGCGCTTTCGTTCTCCGACAAGCCGCTGCGGCTGGTGGTGCGTACGGGCCTAGCATTCGCATTTTTGTCTCTATGTATCGTGGCCTTGAGCGTTTACCGCTACGCCATCGGTGACATCGCGGTAGCGGGCTTCACAAGCATCGTTGCGTCGATATGGCTGGTCGGCGGTGTCATCGTCTCCAGCGTCGGGATCGTTGGCCTGTACGTTGGAAAACTGCACAGCCAGGCGAAGCATCGCCCGAATTTTATTGTGGCCGACGACACAGGGAAGACGCAATGA
- a CDS encoding GNAT family N-acetyltransferase, with the protein MSEGLLHVLRHSQVESNRFGLRVVRGMVTKDAPRDQVRADIERLKPDIAIFRCEAGDTRQIDELAKAGLVPRHADTLVYYKISLDRPTIGAPAVDDGGIGQAEVCDAASLEAIVRRGFAGYRNHYHANPLLSEAAILDGYVEWALDYAIRPAEGQQTWVYRIGGQARSFATCKLRADRSEVEIVLNATDPAWTGRGLYSSLLKSLIAYYRRAGFAALVISTQVWNYGVQRVWSRTGLVIHRAFDTYHVNVPASASEVETTCP; encoded by the coding sequence ATGAGTGAGGGCCTACTACATGTGCTGCGCCATTCGCAGGTTGAATCGAACCGCTTTGGGCTCCGGGTTGTGCGGGGCATGGTCACCAAAGACGCGCCACGCGATCAAGTGCGAGCCGACATCGAACGCCTGAAGCCAGATATCGCAATCTTCCGATGTGAGGCTGGTGACACCCGACAAATTGACGAGTTGGCCAAAGCGGGACTGGTGCCGCGCCATGCCGACACCCTTGTTTATTACAAAATTTCGCTGGATAGGCCAACGATTGGCGCTCCCGCTGTAGATGACGGAGGCATCGGTCAGGCCGAAGTCTGCGACGCGGCATCACTTGAGGCCATCGTCAGGCGCGGATTCGCCGGATACCGCAACCACTATCACGCCAATCCGCTGCTGTCGGAAGCTGCAATCCTCGACGGATATGTCGAGTGGGCACTGGATTATGCGATCCGTCCCGCCGAGGGACAACAGACCTGGGTCTATCGTATAGGCGGTCAAGCACGTAGCTTTGCTACCTGCAAGCTACGGGCCGATCGCTCCGAGGTCGAGATTGTCCTTAACGCGACCGACCCGGCATGGACGGGTCGCGGACTCTATTCTTCGCTGCTGAAATCCCTGATCGCTTACTATCGCCGCGCAGGATTCGCGGCGCTCGTGATCTCCACACAGGTGTGGAACTACGGCGTGCAACGTGTGTGGTCCCGCACAGGACTCGTCATACACAGAGCGTTCGACACTTACCACGTCAACGTGCCTGCCTCGGCGAGCGAGGTAGAAACGACATGCCCTTGA
- a CDS encoding EamA family transporter has translation MPLIFPWLMVAATILLTTYGQLVLKWQVTTPAVPPFRFMDHWPSIIVLLLRPWVISALAAAFLASLCWMAAMSRLELSKAYPFMALNFLLVGLLAIPLFGEALTRPKIIGLCLVIAGLAVLSKG, from the coding sequence ATGCCCTTGATTTTTCCATGGCTGATGGTCGCCGCTACCATCCTGCTCACTACCTACGGCCAACTCGTTCTCAAGTGGCAAGTCACTACGCCCGCGGTGCCACCTTTTCGCTTCATGGACCACTGGCCATCAATCATCGTCTTGCTCCTGCGTCCGTGGGTAATTTCTGCGCTTGCCGCTGCTTTCTTGGCCTCGCTTTGCTGGATGGCGGCAATGTCACGCCTCGAGTTGAGCAAGGCCTACCCCTTCATGGCGCTGAATTTTCTACTGGTAGGCCTGCTTGCCATACCATTATTCGGCGAGGCGCTCACGCGCCCCAAGATCATCGGCCTCTGCCTTGTCATCGCCGGCTTGGCAGTCCTTAGCAAGGGCTGA
- the rffA gene encoding dTDP-4-amino-4,6-dideoxygalactose transaminase, with protein MIPFNKPYMTGRELSYIAQAHANGHLSGDGPYTKRCSAWLRENTHASTALLTHSCTAALEMAALLLDLQPGDEVIMPSYTFVSTANAFALRGAVPVFIDIREDTLNIDERLIEGAITPRTKAICVVHYAGVACEMDAILDIAQRHGLRIIEDAAQAVMSAYKDRPLGTIGDLGALSFHETKNIISGEGGALLCRDVAFSERAEIIREKGTNRSRFFRGQVDKYTWVDLGSSYLPGEITAAFLAAQMEAAQEITARRLALWDRYHAWAAAYEARDMLRRPVVPTNCRHNAHMYYMLLPDQDARAEFISRMKAQGVQTVFHYIPLHSAPEGTRVGRHCGSMDVTARQSERLVRMPLWVGLEGEIDTVLEAADKALEML; from the coding sequence ATGATTCCTTTCAACAAGCCTTACATGACCGGCCGCGAGCTGTCTTACATCGCACAGGCGCACGCCAACGGACACCTCTCCGGTGACGGCCCCTATACCAAAAGGTGCAGCGCTTGGCTTCGCGAAAACACGCATGCATCGACGGCTCTGCTCACTCATTCGTGTACCGCTGCGCTCGAGATGGCTGCATTGCTGCTCGACCTGCAGCCGGGCGACGAAGTTATTATGCCGTCGTACACTTTCGTTTCTACGGCCAACGCCTTCGCGCTTCGCGGCGCGGTTCCAGTGTTCATCGATATCCGCGAAGATACCTTGAATATCGATGAGCGCCTGATCGAGGGCGCGATCACTCCGCGGACCAAGGCAATCTGCGTCGTCCATTATGCGGGCGTGGCGTGCGAGATGGATGCCATCCTGGATATTGCACAGCGCCATGGATTGCGGATCATCGAGGACGCAGCGCAGGCTGTTATGTCGGCCTACAAGGATCGGCCACTCGGGACGATTGGCGACCTCGGCGCACTGAGTTTCCACGAAACCAAGAACATCATTTCTGGCGAAGGCGGCGCGTTGCTCTGTCGCGATGTCGCATTCTCCGAACGCGCAGAGATCATTCGAGAAAAAGGGACAAACCGCAGCCGATTCTTCCGAGGCCAAGTCGACAAATACACCTGGGTGGATCTCGGCTCGTCCTATCTGCCAGGTGAGATCACTGCGGCGTTTCTCGCCGCCCAGATGGAGGCTGCCCAGGAAATCACTGCGCGGCGCCTCGCGCTATGGGATCGTTATCACGCTTGGGCTGCGGCTTACGAGGCGCGTGACATGTTGCGCCGCCCGGTTGTCCCGACAAACTGCCGCCACAATGCCCACATGTATTACATGCTGCTTCCAGACCAGGATGCCCGCGCGGAATTCATTTCGCGCATGAAAGCTCAAGGGGTGCAGACAGTGTTTCACTATATCCCCCTGCACTCCGCACCCGAGGGTACCCGCGTGGGACGCCATTGCGGATCGATGGACGTGACAGCAAGGCAGAGCGAGCGACTCGTTCGCATGCCTCTGTGGGTTGGCCTCGAAGGTGAGATCGACACCGTGCTTGAGGCAGCGGACAAAGCGCTGGAAATGCTCTGA